Genomic window (Argopecten irradians isolate NY chromosome 2, Ai_NY, whole genome shotgun sequence):
attttgaaggtTATCAAGGCATTTTTAGAATCAGCAATTGGTCAATGCAATTGTAATCGGTTCAAGCACTGAAATATATTTGGAACGCCTTGCAAGGCCTCAAAGGAACAATATAAGTCTCTCCGGTCTGTTAGATTAACATAGCTTCTAAGCCTAATTTGCCAAATTAGAATCGTTTAATACAATTTACGACGCAAGTACATTTAAGACACCAACATCAACATTGTACTTCATTTCTACCTCATTTCGTACAAAGATTGgatttacattttgaatatttgtttaataAGACTTTGAAGATAAAGTTTACTGGGGTAAATTGATTAATAAAGTGTGCATCGTTCGTCTGTTACCGTATTAAGGCAAAAAATCAGTCAAAATCCAACTGAACAGAAGACTATGTGTCTTTCCTCTGGAAAAAATGTCATCAGATGATTAGAACTAGTAAGAGACTTATATTTTTTATCGACAATTATCAAGATTTATGTATATAGATCTTGTCATATTCATTTTCCTTTTTAGTGAACGTCTTCCATGTTGACGAGCTCAAACAGCTAGTTACAGACTTGGTTGATGATCTTGGATCTGATGCTAGGTTGGTCGAATGTCAGAAAGAGTGTGACCATTTGGTAGATACCCAGTTTTCTGCTGGCACTGTCAACACTCTGTCCCACACTGCTTGTCCCCTGGCTTGCCATTCGTAAGTATCCAcgtgtaaaataaaattataaata
Coding sequences:
- the LOC138314348 gene encoding uncharacterized protein isoform X2, yielding MKFTLLLVIALPLVMAAPHKKALDLSSNPFVNSLLNVFHVDELKQLVTDLVDDLGSDARLVECQKECDHLVDTQFSAGTVNTLSHTACPLACHSLQELAHFFHVQTTTTTAPAV